A window of Buchnera aphidicola (Cinara confinis) genomic DNA:
TTTATTTTATGAATTATAAATTAACATTAGAATATAAAAATATATTATGGCATATTAAATCATTTATTTTAAGTTGGTCTATTATTTTATTTTTATTTTTATTAATTTAAAGATGATTTTTATTTTTATGTAATTTCTTCTTTTTTTATAAAAAAATATTATTTTTTGATGTTCTTTAAGATCTCTTTAAATTTTTTTATTATTTTTATATTTTTTCATTTAATGTAAGGGTTTTATTGTAAATGTTACTTCTCATTTTAATTCTTATTCCTTTTTTGGGATCTTTCTTATCTTTTTTATCGATACGATTATGTTTAGCATTACCTCGTATTATAGCTATGTTTTCTATATTTTTTTGTTTTTTTATTTCAGTCTATTTATTTTTTTATAGTTTTTTCGGATGTAAATATAATAATATTATAGCAAATCATTGGATATCTGAATTTTCTGTACCTTGGGTACCAAATTTTGGAATATTTTTTCATTTAGGATTAGATAAGCTTTCATTATTAATGATACTATTAACATCTTTTATTGGGATTATAGCAATACTTTGTGAATGGTATCATGATTATAAAAATATAGAGGTTTTTTATTTTTTATTTCAATTAATTATAGCGGCAACATTGGGGGTATTTCTTTCGCTTGATTTATTTTTATTTTTTTGTTTTTTTGAACTTTTATTATTGTCAATTTATTATATTATAGTTATATGGGGATATAAATATATTGCTATTCAATATACGCGTTTACATGCAGCACGAAAATTTTTTATTTATTCGCAATTATCTGGTTTATTTTTTTTGCTATCTTCCATGTTATTAGCTTGGGTGCATTATAATAGTTCAGGAATATGGACATTTAATTATTGTTCACTATTAAATACCCCTATGTCTTTTTTAACTGAGTGCATTTTAATGTTTTGTTTTTTCTTATCTTTTATAATCAAAATGCCTTTAGTGCCTTTTCATAGTTGGTTGTCAACATTACAACTTTTTACCCCATCTTCGGGGTCTATTGATTTAATTGGTATTTTATTAAAAACATCTGTATATGGTTTTTTGAGATTTTCAATTATCTTTTTTCCTAGAGCAATACATTATTTTTCTGAATTTTTTTTATTTTTTGGAATAATTTCTGTAATATATGGGGGTTTTTTAGCGTGTTCACAAAATAATATAAAAAATTTTATATCATATTCTTCTATTTCCCATATGGGTATTGTTTTTATGGCTTTACATAGCGAGAATATTATTGCATATCAAGGGGTTATTTTATATATTATTTCATATGCATTATCTACATCGGCTTTTTTAATTATGGCTAGTATTATACATAATCATATTAAGTCATATAATATTTTTTATATGAGTGATATATTTTCGAATAATCCTTTATTATTGTTTTTATTTTTATTTTTTTCTTTAGTCAATTTAGGTTTGCCGTGTACGGGAAATTTTTCTGGTGAGTTTATGATGCTATGGGGTATCTTTTATTCATCACCTTGGTTAGGTATAGCTCTTTTTTTTGTTTTTATTTTATCTGCGATATATTGTTTAACTTTTCTTAATAAAATTTTATATGAATCTACTAATTATAAAGAAACATTTTTAGAAGTTTCTATATTAAATATAAGTATGTTAATTATTCTGGTAGTTATTCTTATTTTTTTAGGTATATATCCTAACTTCTTAATACATTTTATTTATGATATTACTGCTTATTTATATCAACCCTATATACCATTTTTTTAAAATATAAGGTGAATTACTAAAAATGATACCATTATTTGAAATTTTCATTCCAGTATTACCTATATTTTTTTTATTGATTACAA
This region includes:
- a CDS encoding complex I subunit 4 family protein; protein product: MLLLILILIPFLGSFLSFLSIRLCLALPRIIAMFSIFFCFFISVYLFFYSFFGCKYNNIIANHWISEFSVPWVPNFGIFFHLGLDKLSLLMILLTSFIGIIAILCEWYHDYKNIEVFYFLFQLIIAATLGVFLSLDLFLFFCFFELLLLSIYYIIVIWGYKYIAIQYTRLHAARKFFIYSQLSGLFFLLSSMLLAWVHYNSSGIWTFNYCSLLNTPMSFLTECILMFCFFLSFIIKMPLVPFHSWLSTLQLFTPSSGSIDLIGILLKTSVYGFLRFSIIFFPRAIHYFSEFFLFFGIISVIYGGFLACSQNNIKNFISYSSISHMGIVFMALHSENIIAYQGVILYIISYALSTSAFLIMASIIHNHIKSYNIFYMSDIFSNNPLLLFLFLFFSLVNLGLPCTGNFSGEFMMLWGIFYSSPWLGIALFFVFILSAIYCLTFLNKILYESTNYKETFLEVSILNISMLIILVVILIFLGIYPNFLIHFIYDITAYLYQPYIPFF